The Candidatus Nitrosymbiomonas proteolyticus genome has a segment encoding these proteins:
- a CDS encoding apolipoprotein N-acyltransferase, giving the protein MRKLASAGAGALVSGALLTAAMPPADLGMLSWLCMAPLLIGVRGSGFVVGSLAALGAALIAAWLSVIGVFYPGVARLDETAAWHYVGFFLFSLSMVAVAGIWADLKTTSRWVWLWLPAIAVVAEATLLLYLPAHLGLAHYRSPFLLKVASFTGIWGVSYLVWASNVRVAMAFADGRLRERSKLLAARTLDVSLLAVILATVVWRFPPPAPGALGEGKQGQMLLAAIQTLSHEPDQLDRLHRQAAAHEPEYVVWPELSASGWVVGGDVGELQKVSEQGVAFVTSYPRLEGGTLPYNVSTLFIEGKALGNYRKRKLFGGERSMHLPGGKPTSARFRKGDVGLLVCFDSCFPYIVRETASLPGVNSISLPSMGPESPFGVMQAVHGAFTPFRAAENGVAIARGESSAFAQIVDGDGRIVAEAPAGFEGAIAGWVSDRPRWTFYKVAGDWFLGVCLVVTLIVGAKALLRQRKEAVPGRSDP; this is encoded by the coding sequence ATGAGGAAGCTCGCATCCGCTGGCGCGGGCGCTCTGGTGTCCGGAGCCTTGCTGACGGCCGCCATGCCGCCCGCCGACCTTGGGATGCTCTCTTGGCTCTGCATGGCCCCTCTTCTGATCGGAGTTCGTGGGTCTGGCTTCGTCGTCGGTTCGTTGGCTGCCTTGGGGGCGGCATTGATCGCAGCGTGGCTGAGTGTGATTGGCGTGTTCTATCCTGGCGTCGCCCGCCTCGATGAAACGGCAGCCTGGCATTACGTGGGCTTCTTCTTGTTCTCCCTTTCGATGGTCGCCGTTGCGGGTATTTGGGCCGACCTAAAGACGACGTCACGCTGGGTTTGGCTTTGGCTCCCTGCGATCGCCGTTGTGGCGGAAGCAACGCTACTGCTCTACCTTCCCGCACACTTGGGACTGGCGCACTATCGTTCCCCGTTTCTATTGAAAGTGGCCTCGTTCACCGGCATTTGGGGAGTCTCGTACCTCGTATGGGCATCGAATGTCCGCGTGGCTATGGCGTTTGCCGACGGCCGACTACGCGAAAGATCGAAGCTGCTTGCGGCTCGGACCCTGGACGTAAGTTTGCTCGCAGTCATACTCGCAACCGTGGTTTGGCGGTTTCCGCCCCCAGCCCCCGGGGCATTGGGCGAAGGCAAACAGGGCCAAATGCTCTTAGCAGCCATTCAGACACTGAGTCATGAACCCGACCAACTCGATCGGCTCCATCGACAGGCGGCCGCGCATGAGCCTGAATACGTGGTGTGGCCCGAACTCAGCGCATCCGGGTGGGTGGTCGGTGGGGACGTTGGAGAGTTACAGAAGGTAAGCGAGCAAGGCGTTGCGTTCGTAACGAGCTACCCGAGATTGGAGGGAGGCACGTTACCGTACAACGTGTCTACTCTCTTCATCGAGGGCAAGGCATTGGGGAATTACCGGAAGCGCAAGCTGTTTGGTGGAGAAAGGTCGATGCATCTGCCAGGGGGTAAGCCGACTTCGGCGCGCTTTCGCAAGGGGGATGTAGGGCTTCTTGTCTGCTTCGATTCGTGCTTTCCCTATATCGTTCGAGAGACCGCCAGCCTACCTGGCGTGAATTCGATTTCCTTGCCCAGCATGGGGCCGGAAAGCCCCTTCGGCGTAATGCAAGCGGTGCACGGCGCGTTCACTCCCTTTCGGGCAGCGGAAAACGGTGTCGCGATTGCTCGCGGCGAGAGCAGTGCCTTCGCTCAAATTGTCGATGGGGACGGCCGAATTGTGGCCGAGGCGCCTGCGGGATTCGAGGGGGCGATTGCCGGCTGGGTTTCCGACCGACCGCGGTGGACATTCTACAAGGTCGCAGGCGATTGGTTCCTGGGGGTGTGCTTGGTGGTGACTCTGATCGTTGGCGCAAAGGCGCTTCTCCGGCAGCGAAAGGAAGCTGTTCCGGGACGCTCCGACCCTTGA
- a CDS encoding carboxymuconolactone decarboxylase family protein, whose translation MGKVPGHYSRFLEKHPEVASAYRKLSQAVAEDGPLDPKTCALIKLGMSVAANREGATHSHTRKAIEAGATPDEIRHAVLQGTTTLGFPQMMAGLAWVEDVLAGSRSDAKE comes from the coding sequence ATGGGCAAGGTTCCCGGCCACTATTCGAGGTTTCTCGAAAAGCACCCTGAGGTCGCTTCGGCCTACAGAAAGCTCAGTCAAGCCGTAGCGGAGGACGGTCCGCTCGATCCCAAGACCTGCGCCCTGATCAAGCTGGGGATGTCGGTGGCGGCCAATCGCGAAGGCGCTACGCACAGCCACACGCGCAAGGCGATCGAAGCAGGCGCGACTCCCGACGAAATCCGCCACGCCGTGTTGCAGGGCACCACCACGCTGGGCTTTCCGCAGATGATGGCAGGCCTCGCTTGGGTCGAAGACGTTCTCGCGGGGTCCCGATCGGACGCAAAGGAATAG
- a CDS encoding anaerobic sulfatase maturase, giving the protein MQRVRPFSLLIKPVSADCNLRCRYCFYLDHLDFYPGKKHRMRDETLEAIIRTYLSVPLHEHIFLWQGGEPTLMGLEFFEMVAELQDRYSPPGGRVSNGLQTNATLLTDELARHLKAREYLVGVSIDGPPEIHDEYRLTAPGRATHEQVIAGLETLRKHGVECNVLCVVTQANAPHGKEMYRYLKSLGFDFHQYIPCVEFDPAGALADFAVDGEAWGQFLSDVFEEWRKSDTRRVSVRQFDSIVNKLVLGRPTLCPMDTNCCQYFVVEFSGDVYPCDFFVRSELGLGNVRSQTWEEMLAEPKYVEFGARKPRWHSDCQRCEYLELCAGDCLKHRGPPGSAPETKSVLCDGWKAFYSHSLPTFRSLAKEIERELRTV; this is encoded by the coding sequence ATGCAGCGCGTTCGTCCATTCAGCCTTCTGATCAAGCCGGTTTCCGCCGACTGCAACCTTCGCTGCCGGTACTGCTTCTACCTCGACCACCTCGACTTCTACCCTGGAAAGAAGCATCGGATGAGGGACGAGACCCTGGAAGCGATCATCCGAACCTATCTGTCCGTTCCGTTGCATGAGCACATCTTCTTGTGGCAAGGCGGCGAACCGACCCTGATGGGCCTGGAGTTCTTCGAAATGGTCGCCGAGCTTCAGGACCGGTACTCGCCGCCGGGCGGGCGGGTCTCGAACGGGCTGCAAACGAACGCCACCCTCCTCACTGACGAGTTGGCTCGCCACCTGAAGGCGCGCGAATACCTCGTCGGAGTCAGCATCGACGGTCCGCCGGAGATTCACGACGAGTACAGGCTCACGGCGCCCGGCCGCGCCACTCATGAGCAGGTGATCGCGGGCCTGGAAACGCTCCGCAAGCACGGCGTCGAGTGCAACGTGCTGTGCGTAGTGACGCAAGCGAACGCTCCCCACGGCAAGGAGATGTACCGCTACCTCAAGAGCCTGGGGTTCGACTTCCACCAATATATCCCTTGCGTCGAGTTCGACCCCGCCGGCGCTCTCGCGGATTTCGCAGTCGATGGCGAGGCCTGGGGGCAGTTTCTCAGTGATGTCTTCGAGGAATGGCGCAAGTCAGACACCCGCAGGGTATCCGTCCGCCAGTTCGATTCGATCGTGAACAAGCTGGTGCTTGGGCGGCCGACTCTATGCCCGATGGACACGAACTGTTGCCAGTACTTCGTGGTCGAGTTCAGCGGCGACGTGTACCCCTGCGACTTCTTCGTGCGGTCGGAACTCGGCCTCGGCAACGTTCGATCTCAGACTTGGGAAGAGATGCTCGCAGAGCCCAAGTATGTGGAGTTCGGAGCCCGCAAACCTCGGTGGCACTCCGATTGTCAGAGGTGCGAATACTTGGAGCTTTGCGCGGGGGATTGCCTCAAGCACCGAGGACCCCCTGGTTCTGCGCCGGAGACCAAGAGCGTTCTCTGCGACGGCTGGAAGGCCTTTTACTCCCATTCGCTGCCCACGTTCCGATCGCTCGCCAAAGAGATCGAGCGCGAGTTGCGAACGGTCTGA
- a CDS encoding fumarate/nitrate reduction transcriptional regulator yields the protein MASRPERPTNLAVVESCTLLNSIPVADRQQVANNSFMAYAERGEVIWLAGTAAECCVIAGTGFIKMTKLSSSGHEVTMELLGPGQVLGLMAVIEGRQFPLSAVSVTNCWYLKVPSRVILPIYQANSNLKDQVVRTIGPRVRRAHEMMSRFSTGSAEECIAAVLFILADSYGTHKGNKVRLDVPLTRQEISEMAGTTVETTIRVMSRWQKSGIVRTEHQMITILDAERLDRIMRDTP from the coding sequence ATGGCTTCGCGTCCGGAACGACCCACTAACCTCGCCGTCGTCGAGTCATGCACTCTTCTCAATTCGATCCCTGTGGCGGACAGGCAGCAGGTGGCCAACAACTCGTTCATGGCGTACGCCGAGCGCGGAGAAGTGATATGGCTCGCAGGGACCGCCGCAGAGTGTTGCGTGATCGCAGGCACAGGCTTCATCAAGATGACCAAGCTGTCGTCGTCCGGGCATGAAGTGACAATGGAACTGCTCGGCCCAGGCCAAGTGCTGGGCTTGATGGCGGTCATCGAGGGGCGGCAGTTCCCCCTTTCGGCGGTCTCGGTGACAAACTGTTGGTACCTGAAAGTTCCGTCTCGTGTCATCTTGCCGATTTACCAGGCTAACTCGAACCTGAAGGACCAAGTGGTGCGCACCATCGGCCCCCGCGTCAGGCGCGCCCACGAGATGATGTCGCGATTCTCGACCGGCAGCGCGGAAGAGTGCATCGCGGCGGTGCTCTTCATTCTCGCTGACAGCTACGGGACGCACAAGGGCAATAAGGTTCGTTTGGACGTACCGTTGACCCGGCAGGAGATTAGCGAAATGGCCGGAACGACCGTGGAGACTACGATTCGAGTGATGTCGCGGTGGCAAAAGTCCGGAATCGTTCGGACCGAGCACCAGATGATCACGATTCTCGATGCCGAGCGGCTCGACCGCATCATGCGCGACACGCCTTGA
- a CDS encoding glycoside hydrolase family 97 yields the protein MLAFIAAAGLLAPNPLMESIERPTRTSEALALDSSGRYALRSPSGSLDVQIALPQGRSTKRPSWSLKRGTKTLLDGCLLSLTEKARGDLMEGARVDSVETRFVDERVPILFGKSSEGVNRFREIRLGLRTPDGGSLALVFRCFDDAVAFRYEVESLPGSKGVVVQGEDSSFVPAGEWTAYARYMANFANSREHLIAQVPLSGLRQGVLLDTPLTLQRQDGITLAITEAGLREFPGMSLMRPIGDTRQSLFARLSPRSDGSKAACIVPFKTPWRVVLIGKRPGDLLESTTLYCLNDPPAIGDASWIRPGKMTWYWWNGYVGYPKPSEPILSFEAQKRYIDFAAANGILYHSIISSENDEPWYINGQPGLFPAAGADSTKVRPDLDLKRIADYARSKGVRLWTWVHQATLRGKDLDAVFAHYRNLRWSGMMVDFFDNDDQATVQFAEEILKAAARHQILIHFHGMYKPTGWERTYPNLMNHEGSLNLEYLKWRDTCTPEHTLRVMFTRQIAGPMDYHLGGFRSVVREDFVPRNVGPNVLGTRGFNLALYVLIDNPNPMVSDYPAAYEGQAGLDFLREVPTFWEETRVLAGKVGEIALMARRKGVSWWVGCASAGEARTVRFSASFLGRSNFRMRVWRDAVGADLDPNLLTVETREVGRGEEIEVRVARDGGFVAEFRPAK from the coding sequence ATGCTCGCCTTTATCGCCGCTGCCGGCTTGTTGGCCCCCAACCCGCTCATGGAATCGATTGAAAGACCCACCCGGACTTCCGAGGCCCTTGCCCTCGACTCCTCAGGTCGATATGCGCTCCGTTCTCCGAGCGGATCGCTCGACGTTCAGATCGCCCTGCCGCAGGGACGTTCGACTAAGAGACCCTCTTGGAGCCTGAAGCGGGGGACGAAAACGCTCCTTGATGGGTGCCTCTTGAGCCTGACCGAAAAGGCGCGGGGCGACCTCATGGAGGGAGCGCGGGTGGATTCGGTTGAGACGAGGTTCGTCGATGAGCGAGTCCCGATCCTGTTTGGCAAGTCATCGGAGGGTGTGAATAGGTTCCGCGAGATTCGACTTGGACTCAGGACGCCCGATGGTGGCAGCCTTGCGCTCGTCTTTCGCTGCTTCGACGACGCGGTGGCGTTTCGATATGAGGTCGAGTCGCTTCCCGGTTCGAAAGGCGTGGTCGTGCAGGGTGAGGACTCGAGCTTCGTGCCAGCGGGGGAATGGACGGCCTATGCGCGCTACATGGCAAATTTCGCTAACTCGCGTGAGCATCTCATCGCGCAGGTTCCACTCAGCGGCCTCCGGCAAGGAGTACTTCTCGATACTCCTCTAACGCTGCAGAGACAAGATGGAATCACCTTGGCCATTACTGAAGCAGGCTTGCGTGAATTCCCTGGAATGTCCCTGATGCGCCCCATCGGAGATACTCGTCAATCGCTGTTCGCTCGATTGTCGCCGCGGTCCGATGGGTCCAAAGCCGCATGCATCGTACCTTTCAAGACCCCTTGGCGAGTCGTATTGATCGGGAAACGGCCAGGTGATTTGCTCGAATCTACGACGCTCTATTGCCTCAACGATCCCCCGGCGATCGGCGATGCCTCGTGGATTCGACCCGGCAAGATGACCTGGTATTGGTGGAACGGTTACGTAGGTTACCCAAAGCCCAGCGAACCGATTCTTTCGTTCGAAGCGCAGAAGCGTTACATCGACTTTGCCGCAGCAAACGGAATCCTCTACCATTCGATCATATCGAGCGAGAACGACGAACCTTGGTACATCAACGGCCAGCCCGGACTGTTTCCTGCGGCTGGCGCGGACTCGACGAAGGTAAGACCCGACCTCGACCTGAAGAGGATCGCCGACTATGCTCGATCGAAGGGGGTGAGACTCTGGACGTGGGTCCACCAGGCGACGCTCCGGGGCAAAGACCTCGACGCGGTGTTTGCCCACTATCGAAACTTGAGGTGGAGCGGAATGATGGTCGATTTCTTTGATAACGACGATCAGGCGACCGTGCAGTTTGCTGAGGAGATACTAAAGGCCGCGGCTCGACACCAGATTTTGATTCATTTTCATGGAATGTATAAGCCTACGGGTTGGGAGCGCACCTATCCTAACCTCATGAATCACGAAGGTTCGCTGAACCTTGAGTACCTGAAGTGGAGAGATACCTGTACGCCCGAACATACTCTCAGGGTGATGTTCACCCGGCAGATCGCTGGGCCGATGGATTACCACTTGGGAGGTTTTCGGTCGGTCGTCAGGGAGGATTTCGTTCCGCGGAACGTCGGTCCAAACGTACTCGGCACGAGAGGATTTAACTTAGCGCTTTACGTCCTTATCGATAACCCTAACCCTATGGTGTCGGATTACCCTGCTGCGTATGAAGGTCAAGCGGGGCTGGACTTCCTGCGCGAGGTCCCTACGTTTTGGGAGGAAACAAGGGTCCTTGCGGGCAAGGTTGGCGAGATCGCCCTTATGGCGCGGAGAAAAGGCGTTTCTTGGTGGGTGGGATGCGCGTCGGCTGGCGAGGCGCGAACGGTGAGGTTCTCCGCTTCGTTCCTGGGCAGGTCGAACTTCCGGATGAGGGTATGGCGCGACGCGGTTGGGGCCGATCTCGATCCGAACTTGCTGACGGTGGAGACCCGTGAGGTCGGGCGTGGCGAAGAGATCGAGGTGCGTGTTGCGCGCGACGGCGGCTTTGTGGCTGAGTTCCGCCCGGCGAAGTGA